The genomic segment GATCGCGGGGAGCGAGGTGAACTTCGCGTCTCCGTAGACGAGGTGTTCGTAGATCTCGTCGGTCATGACCCACAGGCCGTGCTCGACGGCCCAGCGGCCGATCGCCTCGGCGTCGGCCTCGCTGTAGACGGCGCCCGTCGGGTTCGACGGCGACACGAAGAGGACGAGCTTCGTGCGCTCCGTGCGCGCGGCCTCGAGCTGCTCGACCGAGACGCGGTAGCCGGTGGTCTCGTCGGCGACGACCGGGACGGGGACACCGCCCGCGAGACGGATCGACTCCGGGTAGGTGGTCCAGAACGGCGCGGGGACGATGACCTCGTCGCCCGGGTCGAGGACCGCGGCGAACGCTTCGTAGATGGCCTGCTTGCCGCCGTTGGTCACCAGGATCTGCGAAGCGTCGACCTCGTAACCCGAGTCACGGAGGGTCTTCGCGGCGATCGCCGCCTTGAGCTCGGGGAGGCCCCCGGCCGGCGTGTAGCGGTGGAACTTCGGGTTCTTGCAGGCCTCTACGGCCGCCTCGACGATGTAGTCCGGAGTCGGGAAGTCGGGCTCGCCCGCCCCGAAGCCGATCACCGGTCGGCCGGCGGCCTTGAGGGCCTTGGCCTTGGCGTCGACAGCGAGGGTCGCGGACTCGGAGATCGCGCCGATGCGCGCGGACACCCGGCGCTCGGTCGGAGAAGTAGCAGCGCTCATGGCCCCATCGTTCCAGACCCGAAACGGCCCCGGTGCGCGGGTTTCCAAGACCGTCGCGGCCCTTTCTGTTCGACGGGGCGCCGCAGAGCACGTACACTCACTGCTCGTTGGCCCTCACCGGCCGCTTTCTCTCAGCGCACTCCGTGCACATGGGCGGATGCGGTAGGTTGGGGGAAATCAAAGGGTCGTAGCTCAATTGGTAGAGCACTGGTCTCCAAAACCAGCGGTTGGGGGTTCAAGTCCCTCCGGCCCTGCTACACACTCCTTCGCCAGGATGTGTGCGCATGTACGTACTGCAATGCACCGCCGTGCGGCTCAACCGGGCGCGGCACGGCCACGACCCGGAATCAGGTGAGGACGAGTGACGGACGCCGTGGGCTCCATCGACAAGCCTGATGCCCAGGACGAGTCGACGGAGTCCAAGAAGAAGGCCCGCAAGGGCGGCAAGCGCGGTAAGAAGGGCCCCTTCGGCCGTCTCGCGCTCTTCTACCGTCAGATCATCGCGGAGCTCCGCAAGGTCGTCTGGCCGACTCGCAGCCAGCTCACGACCTACACCACAGTGGTGATTGTCTTCGTCGTCATCATGATCGGTCTCGTGACCGTGATTGACTATGGCTTCAGCCACGCTGTCAAGTACATCTTCGGCTGAGCCGAGAGCGAAGGGCGCCGTTCCCGGCGCCCCTTTCGCGCGTTCCACCCCTCTGTATCCAGGAAGAAGCAGCCACCGTGTCTGACCCGAACCTGAACGACGCCGTCGAGCCTCGCGAAGAGAGCGCGGAGTCCGTGGAGGACCAGCTCGACATCGTCGAGGCGGCGGACGCCGAGGACCCGGACCAGGCCGACGCTGCCGACGCCGCCGCGGGTGAGCCCGCCGAAGAGGCCGCCATCCACCTCGAGGGCGACGCCGAGGCCGTAGCGGAGTCCGAGGAGGACGAGACCGCTGCCGCCGACGTCGCCGACGAGGAGGACGCCGAGGCCGCCGCGGACGAGCCCGAGGAGGAGGCCGAGCCGGTCGACCCGATCGTGGCCCTCCGCGACGAGCTCCGCACCCTCCCCGGCGAGTGGTACGTCATCCACACCTACGCCGGTTACGAGAACCGCGTGAAGACCAACCTCGAGCAGCGTGCCGTCTCGCTGAACGTCGAGGACTTCATCTTCCAGGCCGAGGTGCCGCAGGAAGAGGTCGCGCAGATCAAGAACGGCGAGCGCAAGACCATCCGTCAGAACAAGCTCCCCGGCTACGTGCTGGTGCGCATGGACCTGACGAACGAGTCCTGGGGCGTCGTCCGCAACACGCCGGGCGTCACCGGCTTCGTCGGCAACGCCTACGACCCGTACCCGCTGACCCTGGACGAGATCGTCAAGATGCTCGCCCCGGAGGCCGAGGAGAAGGCCGCCCGCGAGGCCGCCGAGGCCGAGGGCAAGCCGGCTCCGGCCCGCAAGGTCGAGGTCCAGGTCCTGGACTTCGAGGTGGGCGACTCGGTCACCGTCACCGACGGTCCGTTCGCGACGCTGCAGGCGACGATCAACGAGATCAACGCCGACTCGAAGAAGGTCAAGGGCCTCGTCGAGATCTTCGGCCGCGAGACCCCGGTCGAGCTCAGCTTCGACCAGATCCAGAAGAACTGACGTTCCCTGGAACACACGCCTCCGAACAGGTCAGACAGGCTGTCAAAGCCGGTCTGACCTGCTCGGTTTTTAGCCGCGCGACTATACCCGTTATCGTTGTGCGGTATGCCTCCATCCGGATGACCGGATGGCCGGCTGAAAACTCTCACTAGGACCCGGAGAGAGCAATGCCTCCCAAGAAGAAGAAGGTCACGGGGCTTATCAAGCTCCAGATCCAGGCTGGTGCCGCCAACCCGGCCCCGCCGGTCGGCCCCGCGCTGGGCCAGCACGGCGTCAACATCATGGAGTTCTGCAAGGCCTACAACGCCGCGACCGAGTCGCAGCGTGGCTGGGTGATCCCGGTGGAGATCACGGTCTACGAAGACCGTTCCTTCACCTTCATCACCAAGACGCCGCCGGCCGCCAAGATGATCCTGAAGGCCGCTGGTGTCGAGAAGGGCTCCGGCGAGCCCCACAAGACCAAGGTCGCCAAGGTCACCGAGGCGCAGATCCGCGAGATCGCGCAGACCAAGATGGAAGACCTCAACGCCAACGACCTGGACGCCGCGTCGAAGATCATCGCCGGCACC from the Streptomyces venezuelae genome contains:
- the nusG gene encoding transcription termination/antitermination protein NusG encodes the protein MSDPNLNDAVEPREESAESVEDQLDIVEAADAEDPDQADAADAAAGEPAEEAAIHLEGDAEAVAESEEDETAAADVADEEDAEAAADEPEEEAEPVDPIVALRDELRTLPGEWYVIHTYAGYENRVKTNLEQRAVSLNVEDFIFQAEVPQEEVAQIKNGERKTIRQNKLPGYVLVRMDLTNESWGVVRNTPGVTGFVGNAYDPYPLTLDEIVKMLAPEAEEKAAREAAEAEGKPAPARKVEVQVLDFEVGDSVTVTDGPFATLQATINEINADSKKVKGLVEIFGRETPVELSFDQIQKN
- the rplK gene encoding 50S ribosomal protein L11; protein product: MPPKKKKVTGLIKLQIQAGAANPAPPVGPALGQHGVNIMEFCKAYNAATESQRGWVIPVEITVYEDRSFTFITKTPPAAKMILKAAGVEKGSGEPHKTKVAKVTEAQIREIAQTKMEDLNANDLDAASKIIAGTARSMGITVEG
- a CDS encoding pyridoxal phosphate-dependent aminotransferase, with protein sequence MSAATSPTERRVSARIGAISESATLAVDAKAKALKAAGRPVIGFGAGEPDFPTPDYIVEAAVEACKNPKFHRYTPAGGLPELKAAIAAKTLRDSGYEVDASQILVTNGGKQAIYEAFAAVLDPGDEVIVPAPFWTTYPESIRLAGGVPVPVVADETTGYRVSVEQLEAARTERTKLVLFVSPSNPTGAVYSEADAEAIGRWAVEHGLWVMTDEIYEHLVYGDAKFTSLPAILPELRDKCIVVNGVAKTYAMTGWRVGWIIGPKDVVKAATNLQSHATSNVSNVAQAAALAAVSGDLVAVEKMREAFDRRRQTIVRMLNDIAGVICPEPEGAFYAYPSVKGLLGKEIRGKRPQDSVELAALILEEAEVAVVPGEAFGTPGYLRLSYALGDEDLVEGVSRIQKLLAEARD
- the secE gene encoding preprotein translocase subunit SecE: MTDAVGSIDKPDAQDESTESKKKARKGGKRGKKGPFGRLALFYRQIIAELRKVVWPTRSQLTTYTTVVIVFVVIMIGLVTVIDYGFSHAVKYIFG